ATAACTTCATCAACGCGGGCCCAACTCCTGTGGTACctgcatgaatagagatgagagatAGAGACTTGAGAGTACGGCAGATCCACGCGTGCTGCAGCTACGTTTATTTCAATGGCAGTGTCAAAAGTCGCTTCTCAGAAGTGTCGGAGTGACAGCATTCACGCATAACCTCCACTCCTTTCATTTGGGCACCCCCATTCGCAGATCGAAGGGAGTCTAAACAGTTGGACTGCCATTGATCATAATTATACCCCATTCTGTGTGGCTAGGGGGCAACTTTAATCACtgggcacaatccctttaaatttccatACTGAGCTGGCTTCTAATGATGTCGGGGAAAACCATGATCTTTGCTATTTTGTTCTCTTGCTGTAAAGGACTTTTCATCCAGATCTCTTATGATCCGTTCAGTATTTGTGGTCTTCTACATTAGCACCAGGAGTGCCATCATGATGACGCTAGCCGTACAAATTACAGCTGGCAGAGGGTTCTTTTTACATGGAACGGACCTGTTGCGCGCACCCGGTAGAACGATCGTTGCAGCCCATTCGGCTtcactcacagtaaacaggcagtcattcataaaccaataactgcctgtttacacggaccgtCGTTCAGATTTtaggcatgcagaaactgaacgatataCGAAAAATGTATCGTTCGTGGTTCAGCTGTGCATGCGTTTAGACCTAATGACAATTGTTCCCAAAAGGGCCCTTAGcatccttttacacggagcaagaaCTTGTTGTAGCGAACGATGACACGTCTCTTTACACGTGCagatcatttacattttttttaacatctgatCTTTCACTTGATCGTTAGCCTTTCAAGGGACTGTGCCAGGGAATGCGAATCCTTGAATGTCGTTAAGTGTAAAAAGTGATCGTTCTAACCACTGAAGGATGAATTTTATGTCTGTATAAAATGAATGAAAGTGACCAAATTATTGCtggtcgtgtaaaagggcccattcATCGTACGCACGTGTTCATCTTTTAGCTGAATCTGCCAATTATTTACAGATCAACGGCTTGTTTATCGTCCGCTTTATTCCACCATCTTTGTTGACATGAGCATGCACGCTGAGCAGAATAAATTGTGCATATTTACACCGCAGTGAGGAGACGTGGCTGCTCAGTGCCAGCTTATGGCCTAAAACAATATAATGCGGAGATGGCTGTAGGGCTGTCCAGGGAGTCATTTTATAGTAGTATGTCCTTGGCCAAAGCCACAGACGCTGCCATAAAGAAATCTATCTACATTGTTGCCCAGCATCACTTACCATCTGAATGCACGTGACTCGTATGCATCGTCTAATCTGGTTTTAAATATTTCTCCTCAGATTTCAGTTGACCAAAGAAATGGTGATGGAGAAGCCAAGTCCCCTGCTTGTCGGGCGGGAGTTTGTGAGGCAGTATTACACCCTGCTTAACCAGGCACCAGACTTTCTGCACAGGTAGGACATCATACATGTGAATGGAACCTCAGTTGATAAATGCCAGAATGTTATGTAAATTGTGCATTGTATTTCATGAACTTCGTTTTTTACTTTTCCCCTAGGTTCTATGGCAAAAGTTCATCCTACGTTCATGGTGGTTTGGACAGCAATGGAAAACCTGCTGATGCTGTATATGGACAAACTGTAAGTCAGcgtattgcacttttattttggTTTTTCTTGTCTTTTTATAAGCCAGTTGTAAGCTAATGCTTGTCTCCTTCTGCAGGACATCCATAAGAAAGTTATGTCCTTGAATTTTAAGGATTGCCGAACAAAAATCCGGCACGTTGATGCCCATGCCACTCTGAATGATGGGGTTGTGGTTCAAGTTATGGGTGAACTTTCCAACAACAGGCAACCCATGCGGCGCTTCATGCAGACCTTTGTGTTGGCACCCGAGGTAGGATTTCACTTTTTGTTAATGTAATTGTAGAATATCTGCGTGTTTTATCTGACCTGTCACTACTTACGGGAGTGTTGCTAAATCTCCCTACCTGAAAGTTGGGGGTGAGGGTATTTTCAAGGATGATTGTACAAACAGTTATTTACTGTAAGGATGATGGGAGTTTTAACGggcaatatttatttacattttagggCTCTGTTGCAAACAAATTTTATGTCCATAATGACATATTCCGTTACCAAGATGAAGTCTTTGGTGACTCTGACACAGAACCCCCTGAAGGTAGGTATACATTTTCCagcaaatatttttgtttttcctccccaatctttaaaaaaaaaaagctttttttttcactCACCAACATAGATGTATAAGGGGTTGTTTTATGTggggcaaattgtattttttttagtagtaatatgtaatataccatataatgcgctgaatttttaaaaaaaagtggagtgaaaatcggaaaaacattagagatgagcgagcgtactcgttcgagtattagcgtgttcgagatgctcgttactcgtaacgagtaccacgcgatgttcgagttactttcactttcatctctgagacgttagcgcgcttttctggccaatagaaagacagggaaggcattacaacttccccctgtgacgttcaagccctataccaccccccctgcagtgagtggctggcgagattaggtgtcacccaagtattaaaatctgcccctcccgcggctcgccacagatgcgttctgacatagtttagggaaagtgctgttgatgccggagctgctatagggagagcgttaggagtgattttaggcttcaagaacaccaacggtccttcttaggccatagagattcctgttctcttctctatatgcgctcaatggggccggcggcagcagcaccgaccccattgagaacatatagaagacaaatcattcttctctgccacagctgtaacagctgtgacagagaagaacgatgtttgcccaatgaattcaatggagccagcaatacagcaagttccactgaaagcaatgggctgccggcgtgcgcgggatgaattgtcgggaagggcttaaatatataagcccttccctgcaattcatccataaatgtgtaaaaagaaaaaaaatataccgtatataccggcgtataaggcgaaaattttgtcccgagtaacgagcacccgagcattttggtgctcgctcatctctaaaaaacatgaaattctgcagcctgtaaacacactCACAAGGGAGTCCTAGAGATGACTTCAAGCTtgtgtgttttttgggtttttttgtttgtcatCTGAAACTGCGGGTATGCTTTTAGGCTGCTTTGCACACAACCGTTGTGTCTGGCCATACATTCTCCCTGCAGCAGTCACTACAGAGTCATGGGATATTTTTTAATTTGGCGTTTTACTTTATTTAAGAGTCAGATGAGGAAGTAGATGAGCCCGAAGAAAGGCAGCAAACTCCCGAAGTAGTTCCCACGGATGACGGCGCATACTATGACCAATCTGGCAAGTGAGTGACATTCCTCTTTTGCTTTAGTCATCTGACTTAAGTCGAAACGTATTCACaattatgaatttttttttttaaattttagtaaTGACTTGGATGAACCACTGGAAGAGCAGATTGTAGAGCCTGAACCCGAGCCAGAGCCCGAACCAGAGCAGGATCCCGAGCCAGAGGTGACTGATGAAAAATGTGAACCTGTGTCTGAGGAGCCTGCCCTAGAAGAGGAAGAGGTGGTGGAAAAGAGCCCATCCCCTCTTCCTGCTGATCCAGCACCAGCAGTACAAGAAGACTCCAGGGTAAGTAGGCCTGAAATAAACTTCAGATGACCAAGCTGGTGTCATAATTTGCAAATAGCATTTCtaatgttacaatttttttttttattaaaggcgTTCTCATGGGCATCTGTAACCAGCAAAAATCTTCCACCTAGTGGCGCTGTTCCAGTATCAGGAATACCACCACATGTTGTCAAAGTTCAGCCGCAGGTAAACATTATCTACAGTAGCTTTATATCAGATGTAGACCGTCTTAACAGCCCTTCTGCCCACCCTCTAGTATGATCAGAACCATATAGGAGCCTAATCAGCTGGAAACTAAATGAAAGTACCACTGAGTTCACTTGGAGTGCTCAGCAATTTTAAAGGGCCCCTcaggtgtttttgtttttgttttttaaatccatGCAGTATTCAGCTctgcccccagtatatataagtgagccagtgttaccttggttagtgaTTTCTTTCTTTCTGAAACACCtggatgctccccccccccccccccccccccccctccgatcaTGTAATCTCAATCCTAACcacctcagatctacttggggttatgccgTCTGAAAATAGTCAGTTTCTGTCTGTGTAAGGCCTCAGTCATATGGGCGTTTGTACGCGCGTCTGACAGCTTcgtttgcgatctgcatctatatagacgcaatgctttgcaatgggagtgatggaaaaacatgtttttgCAGAAGTAGTCcttttttaacctcttaatgatgcggccctttttctttttccatttgtttcccccccccccctttttaaaaaaaatcgtaagtactttatttatccatcgacgtcgctgtatgagggcttgtgttttgcgggacgaattgtatttttcaatggtactatttaaagtaccatataatgtactgaaaaaattttttttaattcttagtggagaaaaataaaaaaaattaaaaacattttgcGATCTTAgcgcgtcttgtttttacggtgcacaaacggcaacaaaaacaacataactttattctacaggttgGTGCGATTACTACAacaccaaataaaaaaaatttttttttttttttttttttttaagacatttaattttttttaattttctgccgtcattttgtgcgcgcaataactttatttttccgtcgacatagttgagcgagggctcattttttgctggatgtcctgtagtttctgatagtaccaatttggaatacatacgactttttcatCCCTTtaaattgcgttttttctgggagacggggtaactaaaaaagtgcatttctggcgttccttattttttttttcggaggaCGTTCACCGCTACTtttgatcggacttttacggacgtggcgatatcaaatacatatttttaatttattacttagattttttaataatagatatggcaaaaaggggtgattttaaacttttacaacttttttttttctttcaattaaaaaaacttattatttattttttctttttttttactcattactttgaagtccccctgggggactttaacatgcgatggtttgatccctcctgcagtatgacgtactgctttttgacaggcagtctatcaagccaccccacggggatggcttgataggcagtctggtaaggcagccctggggcctttcattaggcccccggctgccatgacacctgcatggctcccccgatctcgccGCGGAGGGGAcatgcaggacccccgaacatcgttcgggagatttaaatgcctctgtcagaattgacagcggcatttaaatggttaatagccgcgatcagctattgcccacgggtgtcagttgttataaacagctgacgcctgcactgtatgaagagaggttgccacacaacctctcttcatacataccctgacgctccatgacgtatcggtacgtcattggtcgggaaggggttaaaatgcttttttttgtgttttcgtTTTATTTTCTTCACTGCTATAGTAGTGTCACACTTAATAGTGTTATTTACCCCTTAATGACTAAATTGCATTACAGGATGCTGATAGGGTGGTAGGAGGAGCCACTTACAAACTTGGTATTTCTCTTTTCAAAGTTGGAAACCCTgacttcattttttatttttttttttatttttattttttttatagcccCGACCAGAAGTTAAATCTGAAAACCAGACTTCACAGAGACCACCACAGAGAGATCAAAGAGTCAGAGAACAGAGGACTACAACTATTCCTCCACGGGGAGGACCAAGACCTGGTGAGGATGCATTAATGTAGCCCATAGATAGCAAGTGGTGTTTTTTGAAAGTGACTTAATTGGTTTGTGTGACATGGCAATACTGTCATAAGAGAAAGCATTTTACAAGCGGCTAGCGAGTGACTTTTAATTTGGTTCAGGTCACAGCATGCTACTTATCACTGTGGTATACTAATATTCCCTGTCTTGGCTTATCATGGGAGCTATGGGAATGATTGTACAAGGCTGGGAGCACAGAAACAGCCGAGCGGAGCTGTGCTACAGTTTCCgttactcccattcacttctacaggATATGCAGCCTGCTCAGCTATTTGTATAACTCCCAGCTGCTGAATGCAGGAGTGATGGAGCTCTGTTCTGGAGATGAGTGGGACCCACCTCTATCAGACAGGTTATGCCACGAGTCCCATATAGGAATACCCTGTTTAACGTTCACAGTATGCGCTTATTTTTCTGTCTTTGCTCTTGTAGTGAGAGAAGGTGAACAAGGAGGAGAGTTGGAAACGAGGCGCATCAACCGGTATCCTGATAGCCATCAGTTGTTTGTAGGCAATCTGCCTCATGACGTAGACAAGAACGAGCTCAAGGAGTTCTTCCAGAGTAAGTTAATGTAACACCTTCTATATACCTCTTCAATATTTCTAGAAGCAATGTCCTTTATAAGTTATGATACTGTATATAAATATTTTACGTGTCTTTTGTCTTCCAGCTTATGGCAATGTTGTTGAGCTACGTATAAACAGTGGCGGAAAGCTTCCCAACTTTGGCTTTGTAGTATTTGATGATGCAGAACCAGTGCAAAAAATCCTTGGCAACAGAGTAAGTGGTTTTTCACCCCTCCCCACCACCTTTTAATCTATATTAACGGGGGTTATCCGATTTAAACTTATCACCAGGATAGGTGCTAAATTATGAGTCGGGGGTATCACAGTGATCAAAAAACAGCTGTTTGAGCCCACCAGGCAAATGATGTggtttcacttctatgggactgatgGGTAGCTGAGCAGCACAGCATTTGGCTCTCTCGGACACACAcgcacgcgcgcacacacacacaatgttctTTGTGAGATAACCCATTTAATTAGAGTAATTGcaacttctttcttttttttttttcttcacacagcCAATCATGTTCCGTGGTGACGTCCGCCTAAATGTGGAAGAGAAGAAAACCCGTGCAGCCAGGGAGGGTGATCGGCGTGGAGAGAGGACCCGTGGCCCTGGAGGACCACGTGGAGGTCTCGGAGGAGGTCTGAGGGGACCGCCACGTGGTGCAATGTCACAGAAGCCTGGTTTTGGGGCTGGAAGGGGTGTTCAAGGTCCACGCCAGTGATTTTTGtttgcaaattattattttttttgagtGGCTTCTAACATCAAATTTGGGTACAGCCCTCTTCTGTCCTGCAGCCTTCTGAAACTTGGGTCTCGGATGTCTTGGCACATTGTCCCAACGTGACGGACTGCTACACTTCACCTTTCCCATCCCAAATGTGTTGcaattttacagattttttttaaattttttattttattttttttttcccgactTGATCTTCTTCCCAGAATCCAGCATTTGTTGGACGATCTCTTTTAGGGGATTAAAGGAAAATTTTAAGCATAATCCTGTTTTCAGGAGTGAAATACAATGGAACATTTTACCAGAATTTTTGGCAAATCTACCAGTATGATTGTGAACGCTGGTGTAGCTTCTGGGTTTCTGACTGATGGAAAATTCGACACTTTACTTGGTGCCCTTTGTAGCAAAGGCTAACCCTTGGCACAGTATTCGGGTGTTAAAGAGTAGTAGATATCCTTTGAAGCTGTGAGTAATGATGAGGACACAAGT
The nucleotide sequence above comes from Eleutherodactylus coqui strain aEleCoq1 chromosome 2, aEleCoq1.hap1, whole genome shotgun sequence. Encoded proteins:
- the G3BP1 gene encoding ras GTPase-activating protein-binding protein 1 isoform X2, which encodes MVMEKPSPLLVGREFVRQYYTLLNQAPDFLHRFYGKSSSYVHGGLDSNGKPADAVYGQTDIHKKVMSLNFKDCRTKIRHVDAHATLNDGVVVQVMGELSNNRQPMRRFMQTFVLAPEGSVANKFYVHNDIFRYQDEVFGDSDTEPPEESDEEVDEPEERQQTPEVVPTDDGAYYDQSGNNDLDEPLEEQIVEPEPEPEPEPEQDPEPEVTDEKCEPVSEEPALEEEEVVEKSPSPLPADPAPAVQEDSRAFSWASVTSKNLPPSGAVPVSGIPPHVVKVQPQPRPEVKSENQTSQRPPQRDQRVREQRTTTIPPRGGPRPVREGEQGGELETRRINRYPDSHQLFVGNLPHDVDKNELKEFFQTYGNVVELRINSGGKLPNFGFVVFDDAEPVQKILGNRPIMFRGDVRLNVEEKKTRAAREGDRRGERTRGPGGPRGGLGGGLRGPPRGAMSQKPGFGAGRGVQGPRQ
- the G3BP1 gene encoding ras GTPase-activating protein-binding protein 1 isoform X1, whose protein sequence is MMLLPSSGVHGHSEDSTLLIMGEPGTKFQLTKEMVMEKPSPLLVGREFVRQYYTLLNQAPDFLHRFYGKSSSYVHGGLDSNGKPADAVYGQTDIHKKVMSLNFKDCRTKIRHVDAHATLNDGVVVQVMGELSNNRQPMRRFMQTFVLAPEGSVANKFYVHNDIFRYQDEVFGDSDTEPPEESDEEVDEPEERQQTPEVVPTDDGAYYDQSGNNDLDEPLEEQIVEPEPEPEPEPEQDPEPEVTDEKCEPVSEEPALEEEEVVEKSPSPLPADPAPAVQEDSRAFSWASVTSKNLPPSGAVPVSGIPPHVVKVQPQPRPEVKSENQTSQRPPQRDQRVREQRTTTIPPRGGPRPVREGEQGGELETRRINRYPDSHQLFVGNLPHDVDKNELKEFFQTYGNVVELRINSGGKLPNFGFVVFDDAEPVQKILGNRPIMFRGDVRLNVEEKKTRAAREGDRRGERTRGPGGPRGGLGGGLRGPPRGAMSQKPGFGAGRGVQGPRQ